The window TAGAAGGAGACAACGAAGTATAATGATAAAATTTTTTAGGTGCTATGGTAGAATTCTGTACAGAGTAAAGGCACTGAAGAGGAAGTATTAAGTTTTACTCTTGGAGAAGGGAAGTACAGAACTTTCTACAGAGTAAGTAATTCTTGGTCTTGGCCTcgaaaaataagaaaagactcCCCAAGTTTACAGAGCTGGAGAAAGTAAACAGGCCAAATTGGATAGTTAAGATGGAGTATACAGCTTGAACAAAGGTACAGAAATAAGAGGCTTCATCTTGCTTTGGAGGGCATTAAATAATATAGTAGCAGGCAGAGAATAATGCTGGAGAGATAGGCAAGGTCAGACCATAGAGAACCTTGAAAGCTATACTAAGGAGCCCAGACTTTATTCTGAAGACAGTGAGgagccattgaaggattttaagcttGAGGGAGGGACAGTAGTTACATGATGAGATTTTCATGTGTTAGCAGGATCAAGGATGAATTTGGGGAACCCAGACTGTAAACAGACCACTTATAACTATCTGATATAGATGAgataagaaaggaaaggagtaaggcaatggagaaagagagaagaggataGGTATGAGACAAGGATGTAGAATCAATATGACTTTAGTACTGATTAGATGTTGCAGAAGAAAGGAGGATTTTTGGACTGAGtgcaaaactaagaaaatatagaagacaaTGCATTATGGTATAGTTTAGATGAGAAAAGCTATGGAGAACCCCAATGAGCAGTCCACGGGCCAATATGAAAAATTAGTAACcaaatgtatatttgtatatgtcagattaaaataaaatatttaagttaaaaagaattttttgtgTTATTCCCTGCTTTgacttttgttgctgttgttgtggttgttttacCTTTTGACATCCTTcactcattttttccccaatcCCTACTCtctacctctggcaaccaccaatctgttttttgtatctatgaccgtatttttttggtggttgttgttttattttttcagattctacttatgagagagatcatatggtatttgtctttctctgtctgacttatttcacttagcataatgctctctcaagattcatccatgttgttgcaaatggcaaaatttcattcttcttttatggctgaaatacattatatatatatatatattatatattgtatattatatatatttaaaaacctgagagatataatatatataatatattatatatatctcaCAGTTTTTTAAacccattcatccactgatggacacttagattgtttccacatcttggctattgtaataatgctgcaatgaacataggggtgcagggATCTCTTCAGCATAGTGttcttatttcctttggataaatactcagaagttggattgctaaatcatatggtagttctattttcaattttttaagaaacctttataccattttccataatgactgcagCAATTTACATTGCCACTACAGTGCacaagtatttccttttttccgtatcctcaccaatacttagATAGCAGCCATTCTGAaaggtatgaagtgatatctcattgtgtttttgatttgcatttcactgatgattaatgatgttgatcatcttttcatgtacctgttggacatcttttatgtcttttttggaaaaatttctattcagatcttctgcctatttttcattgttgtttttttgttttgtttttgctattgagttgtttgagttctttacatatgttggatattagcctcttatcagatatatgatttgcaagtattttctcccattcagtaggttgctttttcattttgttgatggttcctttgctgtacagaagctttttaacATAATATGgtctcatttatttgtttgtgcttttgttacttttgcttttggttttagaTTCAAAAAATCATAACaaagacctatgtcaaggagcttactgcctatgttttcttctaagagttctgtggtttcagatctcacatttaagtctttaatccatttagagttaGTTTTTATAAAACAGTGGTCAAGTTTCATACTTTTCCATGTGGATGTACAGTTTTTCCctacaccatttattgaagagattgtcctttcccattgtatattcttcaCAGGTTCCtttgctataaaaaaaaagaaatagactgcatatgtgtgggtttatttctgggctctctattctgttccactggtctatgtgtctgtttttatgccaataccatactattttaattGCTAAAGCTCTGttagtatagtttgaaattagcAAGTGTGgtgcctctggctttgttcttctttctcaagattgttttggctattcaggttttttttttgtggtttgttacaaattttaggattatttgttctatttctttgaaaaatgctattgaaattttgataggtattgcactgaatctgtagattactttggatagtatggacattttaataatactgaTTTTTCCATTCCATGAGCGTGGAATATCTTTccgtttatttgttttttctcaatttctttaattaatgtcttgtagttttcaatatacaggtctttcaccttcttggttaaatttattcctaggtattttattattgttgatataattgtaaattggattgttttgtatatttatctttctgatagtttgttattagtgtgtagaaatgcaatggatttttgtatattggtttTGTATCCTTCAACTTTACTGACTTTGTTTTTTAGTTCTAACAGtattttgatggagtctttagggttttctatataaatgtcTTGTCAAGTGCAAATAGTaccagttttacttctttctttacaatttgcatgtcttttatttcttttacttgggtgattgctgtggctaggacttccaatactatgttgaataaaagtggtgagaattGGTTggcattcttgtctttttcctgatcttagaggaaaggctttcagcttttcactgttgagtatgatgttaattatggcttgtcatatatagcctttattaggttgaggtacattccttttGTATCTACTCTAttgagatattttttaatttgtgaaacaAGTTTATCAAAAGTGTATTGAGAACAAAAGCCAGAAACTggtaaagaaaaaccaaataaaataaaataaaactcttctCCCAAATTTTGATAAGAACTTAATGCATTTTCATTGATTTCCATTTACAGAGTTTGTTTAAATGAAGCAAGAACTCAAATATGCATGCAAAGCAATTTGAGTTCAGAAACCTGTATTTTCCCCTGATCGTTTACATTTGCCTGGCCCACAACTAAACAGCATCTTTTTTCTTAGTGATTaacctttatcatttttttccaaaattccaTTTGATTTTCACAAGAACTACAGTGATTTTTCTTGTCCCCCTTTTATTTAATGTGCAACTGGCACAAACAAGTATAGAGGGGGGAAGTATCGAAAAGTCCAGAAGGGTCACCACCTGCCTGGAGCATGCAGTATGCCTTGGCATGAGTCACTCACTTAAGAGAGCTTTGACTATGGGTGTGACAGATCTTAGAAGTTGAGAATACAAAATGGAATAAGATTCTTCTATGGTATTGTGAAAGAGGCTgattaaatattatatgtattttttgaaaagatacacaaagctctacaaaagaataaaatgattttctgTTCAAAGAAGCTTTCCCTTATTAACACAATTCACACtaatctttcttttctcatataCTATTTCAAATATGCTCCATATAAATGATGAGGGAATGAGTACAAAGGGAAAGGAGAGCTACAGTTCTGTCAAATTtaggtttatatttaaaaattacagaagaaagatcagatttttttatttttatttttatttttggttgcgATGGAAGGGGAGGTGAAGTTCATCAACTATTGATATCAGAATGGATAAGATTGCCCAGTGACTGTGTCTGGACTGAAAAGAGGGTCCAAGATACAATTACAAGGAACATCTACATTTGAGGCATAGACAGGAGaagacaaataagtaaaaaggaaattaacagaaactaaaataagaaGGCCTTTCAAGAAGGAAAGTGAACAGAACatagatatttctattttctttttgtctgggTTATGTATAGAAGGAGAGAACATAGTTATTAGAAGGGGACAGAGAGTTGTaagggactttttaaaattttagtaactTGAATGTGTTTATGTTAAGTGGAGAAGGATAAAttgagaaagcaggaaaagagggaagCAGAATAACAGAGAAAAGTCccataagaaaaggaagaaatatgggATAAAGTAGAGGATAAACGTTCAAGCAGTTTTGAGTTGTGAGTgatagactgggagaaaagagacaaattgAAGAACAGGTGTAATGGGAGATAAATGACAGAGCAGGAAGAATCGCAGGTTTTGGTCACCCTTCtaatcaatgttaaatttctaaTGAGGAGTAGTTCTGGATTATGGGGACAGAAAGTAGCATGCAGggggatataaaaaaaaaaaagtgtgggtGTGTTTGTTGGAGTCAAGAAACTCAAGGAAGTCTGAGATAAGGAAATTTGGATGTGATAATCTTGTGTGAAAATCTGTGATGGTGACAAGAGTTGGGATCCATTTGTTTAAACTCAGAAGTGCCAAGGATTCCCTAAAGGtgtccttgtttgtttgtttttccttctatgtTCTATAAACTAGAAACTGGCTTGATTAAATTGATGCTAAGGCAAATGTGATTAGCCTTAGTTAGGCATCAAATTCCTATGGTAGCAAGCTTTATTCCCAGGCTATAATGGTGTTtgtaataaaaatcagaggaCTCTATCGTTCGTAATTACTAAAGGTAACAATAGCAGATGATAATTGATATGTTCttagatattattaaaataatatctacACAGATATTTTTATCATGGAGatgtttcacttattttattagaCTGAGATgagtagtttgttttttaaagatattttgtgtactgtttctcttttttagcATACCAACATGTTTGTTGGTTAACCAGCATCTTAGTCTCCTAGCAAGAAAGTTTCCAGAAACTAAATTTGTTAAAGCCATCGTGAATAGCTGTATTCAACACTATCATGACAATTGTTTACCAACaatttttgtgtataaaaatggTCAGATAGAAGGCAAATTCATTGGAATTATAGAATGTGGAGGGATAAATCTCAAGCTAGAAGGtaatgatgttatttttaaatttttgtttataaaaaagtGACAACTTCACTAAATTAATAAGTATCATGGAagtttatttctataaaacataaggtttttttcccttctagtcTCTTCTTGTATGCCTATagattaatttcttaaaataatactcTTATCATAACACCCACTCACTTAAATCCTTAATGGTTCCTTGTCTCGAAATAAGTTAAAAATTCAGAATCTTCTGCCTGAGAATTTCAGCCCTCATCTAACTATATTTCTCAATGCTTTCTAGTTTCTGCTCCAGCCAGGCTGGTCTTCAACCACTACTCCAGACACAACTTATGCATTTGTACCTTTATACTTTGTTTCATACTATTTCCCTGTACCCCAAATACCTAATCTTTATTCTCACTTCCAAATCCTATTCCTTCATGGGTCTAGAAGAGGTTTCCATTTATCTCATTATATGGTTCTGGACCAATTCAAAATCTATCTTCCTGTTCTCAGCTGAGTTTCTACATCCTATCCAATTTTATTGGTTAATCAATTCCCTTTGAGTTTTGTCTCCTTAACAAGTACAAGGACCATGCCTCCTGTTATGTTCTTTTTCGTGATACACAGCACAGGACTTTGCATTTTTACCTTTCTAAATGATTTTTACTTCCTGACCTAGTTCTAAGACCATATccttcatttactcatttctcAGAACTgctttaattttgtattattaaaatCTTTTTCCGTTAGCATCATGTTAAAGCCATTGTGAATAGTTGTTTTTAACAGCTAGTTTTTTACTCTATTGTTCCCTTAAAACTATTTTTGGCCTTACTGAGAACTCCAATACTTTAATTGTTCCAGAATtacccctttttccttctcttagtCTCTAAAGCCCCTCTTTGTTTTACTACCTTGTTTTTTCAGCTTGGACctcattcttttaattaaaaaaaaaattactacataagagtgaaaacattaatatagaaaatattcatgtaattattaCCCAAAATAACAAATGTTCACATTTGTTCAGTTTGCCtcagctgtttttatttattgctgaaaTAAACATTACAGATATAGTTGAAGTTACCCATATTTCCATTTCAAGTACcattcccctcccttcctccctagAGGCAATCATTATCATGAATAATATGTTACATCGtccatgtttttttcctttggtatatttaattttttggtcataaaatacacatatacataatatgaaatttatcataaccattttaaaattcagcattattaactattgttaccatgctgtatattattaATACATACTAAGgacttttttataaataaattgtttcatttaaccattttaaagtatatagttcagtggcattatgTGCATTCAATTGTTGCGCTACCACCACCATTATCCATCTCGAGAACacttttcattttgcataacCACAACTCTGTACCAAGTAAACAATAACTCCCaattcccctctccctccagcccctgaccaccaccattctactttctgatgctatgaatttgactacttgtACTATCTCATATAactgaatcatatagtatttgtccttttgtgactggcttatttcacttagcataatgtcctcaaggtttatccatgttgtagcatgtatcagaatttccttccttttaaggctgcacaatattccactgtatgtttAGACTATATTTAGTTTATCCATTAATCTGTTGATGGATGCTTGCATTGCTTctatcttttggctattgtaaataatgctgctatgaatacgGATGTGTAAATAATCTGTTCTAGtccctgatttcagttcttttgggtatatacttgGAAGTAAAATTGGGtaattctattctaattttttgagcaacagcatactattttccatagtggcttcaccattTTACACTTCCACTAACAGTGTACAagagtttcaatttctccacatcctcaccaacatttattattttctgctttaaaaaaaaaaaaaagtaactatccTAATGTGTGTGAAGTGTTTTCCCcactaatttttaatgtttcctgtgTCATTTTTCATGGTCCaaaaaaaatgcttcaatttGTATCTAAAGTCTTTGCTATGTTCCACAGGTCTATTTGGCTATCCCTGAATCAATACAGCATGGTGTTAATTACTATAGCCATATAACAAGTTGTCTCTAACAGGGCAAGTCTTTTTCtaaattccatataaatttttcaCAGAATTGGAATTAGTCAAGTTCTTTGAAAACTCCTGTTGATTGCTTATTAGAATCATGAGATTAATTATTGGAGGCTTGATATCCTAATAATAGTGAATATTTCTATTCACgattctctgtttttttttttttggtcatcatTTTTGCCTGAGGTGTGTCTATTAGtctcttcaaagaaccagcttttgattttgttggtCACCTCTACtgactttgtttttctacttttgctAAAGTCTTTTCTTCATTATATCTCTCTGGTTTCCTTGAGTTtactttattgttctttttctagcttcttgatTTGAACTTGATTTTAAGCCActtattttcagcctttttaaaataaaaatgttaagcatAATTTCTTGCTTCAAGTGTAACTTTGCTGTATCTAGTGTGTATATTCATATTGTAGCACTTTCATTGTCATCCAGTTCAAAATATATCAtcttttccatattaattttattagaatcAACTTGTTTTATATAAGtgagaaattttgttttcatttttccaaaattttaatctaatttaaTGATTTATTGCAGAACTTGAATGGAAGCTAGCATCAGTTGGAGCAATACAGACTGATTTGGAAGAAAACCCCCAAAAAGGCATTGTAGATGTGATGGTATCTTCAATTAGAAACACTTCTATTTATGATGACACCAATCGTTCTAacagtgatgatgatgaaaacgaatagaaatatttaataaatagctTTATAGTGTTTATATGCTGAACGTTTTATTTGCCACTAACTTTATAATCAGAGATCAGAAAATTTATAGATGtactttagtttcatttttatgttagAATTACAGCTTATGCATCCTTTCAAAAACTTTCAGCTATTTCAGAATATTCATTGCCACTAACAAAACTAGAATTTATACTGAACcgttaatatttttatgtagctTATCCTTTTTCTGACCCATGTTGGACAAAAACACAGATATTACAGATCCTCTGTgttgcctgcttccttccaaaaAGGCCTATGAATGAAAGTGATGAGAACcatgaaatttcatttaatttctgtcagattttaaagtctattatttAGGGGCCCTGCACGAAAATAGTTAAATTTATGACCATATGCTCTTTCTTTGAAATCtcttacttatttaaaaaatttaagtatattaattGCACACAATATAAATGTGCAATTTGAGGAAAAGTACATATGAAACATCTCCactgattattattttaatagttctaTTATTAagttagaaaattaataaatactctCACTAATAGACTATAGAATCATTAGAACTGTATGACATTTAAGTTTCTAAATGATGAgaagtgagaaaaatatattgtgaGGCTTACCTGTGTTTTAATAGTAATCAGAATAATTCATCATGAGAAAACATATAATATTAGGATACTGCAGAAGACCTGCAAGATATTTTATCCTGGCTTAATAATGAACACCATTTTTAGAGAAAAGGGTGGTAAATCTAGCAAGTGATAGTTCAACAACAGATTTTATTCTTCTACTTTGTTCATATTGATGACCCATCTTTCTGGTTATAGTTGTTTGCTGATGCTTGTGAGAGAATCTTGACTGAGTTTAAATGATCAGATTACAAAAATACATTAGTAAGAATTGAGGCAGTTTAACATGGAATCAAGAAAAAGCTCTTTGCTGCTTTCTGGGGTGGGTAAGAATCATAGAGTCTGCACAGAATGATGAagtaaaagaaaagttaaatacaGATTTGGGTAAGGTAATGATAATTTATTCACCAGGTAAGATAAAGTCCAATGATATAATTTTGGAAAGACCTCTTTCTTCTGAGATAGCCAAAATGGGCTTTTGAAAATATACATCTTAAGATGAACGGAAGGGAAGTTGGGAGTTGTACACAATGGTCTTtattatagcattattcacacatataagagaaataatTACTTATACTGGTCCAACTCCTGGAATATTCTCTTTAACAAATGGATGGATAAATTCCTATTCAGGGTAAAACAGTtgtggaaatgaaaggaaaaaagccaTATAATCATAAAgttaaaatgtaactttaatgCCATCTGATGCATAAAATGTGAACATTATTTTCCCCTCCAATTGAAACCAACTGCAAAAGTCCCCCCTAAACGTAATTCTTTTTTTAGtgtatacataatacatatttattttctttattaagttaaaattaaCAGAGGAAGTACTACTAATAGTATTTAAGATGCCTGAATAGAGatacatattttcctttcaacTCAAACCCACCAGGTGGCAGTGTTTTTATCCACAAGCACAGTCCATGAAGACTgtgcaaaaatcataaaattatcgTATGTTAGAGGTGGCTGGTTGATTCCAGCCCCTGCCTTTTTCAAATGATAAGTGAGCACACGCACGCGCGTACgcgagtacacacacacacacacacacacacacacacacacacacacattcttctaGCAAGTATTCATTCATGTCTGCCAACATAGATCGGCACTGCTTCCATATGCTACTTCatgtatacattttcatttaagtaGGGTACAAATATTTGTCAGAATGTGGAGGAATTAttcactattttataatttttattttaaattttttattttaaatttttttatttgatgggATACCAACTTAAAAGGTTTTTTGAAATTGTCAGTATTCAACTATTTTGGACCTACAAAAATGGTATTTCATATGTTCCTAcctaatatttttctctgttccttgctGCCAACCGACCTCTGTTGGAACTCCCTTCCCTACTTTCTAGGGCCTTGCTtgtcaaagtgtggtcccagaaTCAGCAGCAGCCCCcaaggaacttgttagaaatgcagactctctggCCCCATCCTAGACTAACTGGAATTTTTGCTTTAATGAATTTCTTAGGTGATTAAGCAGCAATGGGTAGCAAATCCCTTAAAGACATATTCTTTAACTCTTCCACCACGCTCTTGTTTATTCAGTCTGCATGGTTTAAAACTCCAATCTCAGTTCCAAGGAAGCTTCTGGCTGAACTTGTGACTCAGGAACCCTTAAGACAGAAGGTGGGGTTTATTTTTAACTagttctttccctctcttttcaaGGCCCATTCCCTCTGGTGTGGGGAGGGGACTgggaaggaaattaagaaagggTAAGTTTCCTTTCACTGGTTAAGTACAATCCATACTGTTTCTAAATGTTCACTC of the Rhinolophus sinicus isolate RSC01 linkage group LG02, ASM3656204v1, whole genome shotgun sequence genome contains:
- the PDCL2 gene encoding phosducin-like protein 2 isoform X2, with the protein product MQDPNEDTEWNDILRDFGILPPKEEPKDEIEEMVLRLQKEAMVKPYEKMTLAQLKEAEDEFDDEDMRAIETYREKRLQEWKALKKKQKFGELREISGNQYVNEVTNADKDVWVIIHLYRSSIPTCLLVNQHLSLLARKFPETKFVKAIVNSCIQHYHDNCLPTIFVYKNGQIEGKFIGIIECGGINLKLEELEWKLASVGAIQTDLEENPQKGIVDVMVSSIRNTSIYDDTNRSNSDDDENE